One stretch of Bombus affinis isolate iyBomAffi1 chromosome 4, iyBomAffi1.2, whole genome shotgun sequence DNA includes these proteins:
- the LOC126915264 gene encoding periodic tryptophan protein 2 homolog, which translates to MKFAYKFSNLLGAVYNKGNLIFSRDGSSVISPVGNRITIYDLKNNKSQTLPVESRYNYTSIDLSPNGILLIAINEVGDAHIITMISKMVIHKYRFNQKVRCVKFSPDGKHFAVCKQNNVFVFNAPGLQTAEYNPFIMEHVFYTAVDDTTFINWSYDSKLLAVGSKDMATKIYSLEKYKNFRYISLGGHTDEIVACFFEKRNYDLITISRNGQLCIWECTIDPEDLMPSNVPPIKRGKRTDSDEEDDVNIEKAIEKTDKQIKAHERDLLKSRDLTEPIVEGSENETETKQLRYNKLGRHYLADVVQSQKKGKLILTAAAYHQQTNILVVGFSIGAFYLYEMPDVNMIHSLSISDQYITSIAINSTGDWIALGCSTAGQLLVWEWQSETYAMKQQSHSSNINCLAYSPDGQYIITGGDDAKVKLWNTMNGFCSITFQEHTSTITGVIFSHNRKFIVSASLDGTVRAYDLARYRNFRTLTSPRPVQFSCVALDSSDEFLVAGGQDFFEIYLWSVKLGKLLEILSGHEGPIASLAFNPNVTSTELVSVSWDKTLKIWNAIESGSLHETIQLTADGLYVTYKPNGEEVAVATLDGQISFFNCKTAVQIGSIEGRNDLGSGRSDTDLVTAKQSLKGKAFTVLCYSADGTCILAGGHSKNICIYNVQEFILIKKFVVTQNRSLDGVDDFINKRNLTEFGNMALVEKREENVKLRLPGVRSGDMASRNIKPEVRVYSLQFSPTGQAWAAATTEGLLLYSLDAGLVFDPFELELGITPEAVKKALSQMEYAKALMMALKLNEKLLIKCVIENIPCSDINLTVTVLSDIYVEKVLKFIASELEFTRHIHFYLLWIEIILTSHGSRIDTALQMPILLMLQKNMQKKYDDLSKLCDFNQYTMSYLKKVGVYKAKKTVSNDNLMETDEESGMSSMEEIEID; encoded by the exons taataaGTCTCAAACATTACCTGTGGAGAGTCGATATAATTATACAAGCATAGATTTATCACCTAACGGGATATTACTAATTGCAATCAACGAAg TGGGTGATGCTCATATAATTACCATGATTAGTAAAATGGTAATACATAAATATAGATTTAATCAAAAAGTAAGATGTGTAAAATTTTCTCCAGATGGTAAACATTTTGCAGTTTGTAAACAAAATAATG TATTTGTTTTTAATGCACCTGGCTTGCAAACAGCTGAATATAATCCATTTATTATGGAACATGTATTTTATACAGCTGTGGATGATACAACTTTTATTAATTGGTCTTATGATTCAAAGTTATTAGCTGTTGGTTCTAAAGAtatggctacaaaaatttacagcttagaaaaatataaaaacttcAGATATATTAGTCTTGGTGGCCATACTGATGAAATTGTAGCATGCTTTTTTGAAAAAAGGAATTATGATTTAATTACAATTAGCAG aaaTGGACAATTGTGCATTTGGGAGTGTACAATTGATCCAGAAGATTTAATGCCATCCAACGTACCTCCAATTAAAAGAGGCAAAAGAACAGATAGTGATGAAGAAGATGATGTTAATATTGAAAAAGCTATAGAGAAAACAGACAAACAGATTAAAGCTCATGAACGCGATTTATTGAAATCaa GAGATTTAACTGAACCAATTGTAGAAGGTTCTGAAAATGAGACAGAAACcaaacaattacgttataataaaCTGGGTCGTCATTATCTAGCTGATGTAGTTCAAAGCCAAAAGAAAGGTAAACTAATATTAACTGCAGCTGCATATCATCAACAGACTAATATCTTAGTAGTAGGATTCAGTATTGGTGCATTTTATTTATACGAAATGCCTGATGTAAATATGATACATTCTCTAAG TATATCAGACCAATATATTACATCGATTGCCATAAATTCAACTGGTGATTGGATAGCCTTAGGATGTTCTACAGCTGGTCAATTATTAGTATGGGAATGGCAAAGTGAAACTTATGCCATGAAGCAACAAAGCCACAGTAGTAATATAAACTGTTTGGCATACAGTCCTGATGGCCAATACATTATTACCGGAGGTGATGACGCGAAAGTTAAATTATGGAACACTATGAATGGATTTTGTTCTATTACATTTCAAGAACATACATCTACGATAACAGGAGTGATATTTAGTcataatagaaaatttattgtttCTGCATCGCTTGACGGAACTGTTAGAGCATATGATTTAGCGAGGTACAGAAATTTTCGAACTCTTACCTCTCCTCGACCCGTACAGTTTTCCTGCGTTGCTTTAGATTCAAGTGATGAGTTTCTTGTAGCTGGAGGCCAAgacttttttgaaatttatttgtgGAGCGTCAAACTGGGAAAACTTTTGGAG ATATTAAGTGGACACGAAGGTCCAATCGCCAGTTTGGCATTTAATCCAAATGTTACAAGCACGGAATTAGTATCCGTATCTTGGGACAAAACACTGAAAATATGGAATGCAATTGAAAGTGGTTCTTTACATGAAACGATACAGTTAACTGCTGATGGTTTATATGTTACATACAAACCAAATGGTGAAGAAGTAGCAGTTGCCACTTTGGATGGgcaaatttcatttttcaattgtAAAACGGCGGTACAAATTGGTAGTATTGAAGGAAGAAATGATCTAGGCAGTGGAAGATCTGATACTGATCTTGTTACAGCTAAGCAAAGTCTTAAGGGCAA GGCGTTTACTGTTCTTTGTTATTCAGCTGATGGTACGTGCATATTAGCTGGGGGGCATTCTAAAAATATATGCATTTATAATGTACAAGAATTTATACTTATAAAAAAGTTTGTTGTAACGCAGAATAGATCACTAGATGGAGTTGAT gattttataaataaacgaaatttaacagaatttgGAAACATGGCATTAGTGGAAAAACGAGAAGAAAATGTAAAGTTACGATTACCAGGCGTTAGAAGTGGAGATATGGCGAGCAGAAATATAAAACCAGAAGTTAGAGTATATAGTTTACAGTTTTCTCCAACAG GACAAGCGTGGGCTGCGGCAACCACGGaaggattattattatattcgttaGATGCTGGATTGGTATTTGATCCATTTGAATTGGAATTAGGGATTACACCAGAAGCTGTGAAAAAAGCTTTGAGTCAAATGGAATATGCAAAAG CATTAATGATGGCTCTGAAGctgaatgaaaaattattaataaaatgcgTTATAGAAAATATTCCGTGCTCAGATA TTAATTTAACAGTAACGGTTCTATCCGATATTTATGTCGAGAAAGTTTTAAAATTCATAGCATCGGAATTGGAATTTACTAGGCATATACATTTTTATCTCCTTTGGATAGAAATTATATTGACTAGTCATGGATCAAGAATAGATACAGCTCTTCAAATGCCGATATTGCTAATGTTGCAGAAAAATATGCAAAAGAAATACGATGATCTGAGTAAACT ATGTGATTTCAATCAGTATACAATGAGTTATTTGAAGAAAGTTGGTGTTTATAAAGCCAAAAAAACTGTTTCCAATGACAATTTAATGGAAACAGACGAGGAATCTGGAATGTCTTCGATGGAAGAAATCGAAATTGATTAA
- the LOC126915266 gene encoding glycine receptor subunit alpha-4 isoform X4 yields MKNTILTVLFYSCLKLFAEVRSSASFLTDDTKNSTLKSRIVLPEYYVKEIRPPSKQGFPVVVDFNIFVADINSINVEDMDFRVDMFVRQSWIESRLDMPDEIFEEGDDYVTLPPEFFDSLWQPDLYFLNAKVSEIAALNHKFSSVTLYRNKTVKYSARMHAIIACQMEFQLYPMDIQICPIYIESFSYHKQKLRLRWGLGAVTVNPELKLLQYDIGKPVVAEETVDYMLEKSGNFSRLVVFFRFERQIGHHLIQTFAPSTLVVMLSWFSFWLGLDAIPGRVALLVTSMLTLVTMFTGLKSDIPPVAYVKRIVAMEKGQSIWDYDSTYIPKARNKRAGSKYLLQNAWLDTEYPMIRVCKTRSQKIDNYSRIGFPILFMLFVILYWPILLFKKAT; encoded by the exons ATGAAGAACACGATCCTAACAGTACTTTTTTATTCATGTTTGAAACTTTTCGCGGAAGTGCGTTCTAGTGCGAG CTTCTTGACCGATGACACGAAAAACTCCACATTAAAGTCGAGGATAGTTCTACCGGAGTATTACGTGAAAG AAATCAGGCCTCCATCGAAACAAGGTTTTCCAGTGGTAGTGGACTTCAATATCTTTGTAGCTGATATCAATTCGATAAATGTAGAGGATATGGATTTCCG GGTAGACATGTTCGTTCGTCAGAGTTGGATCGAATCTCGACTTGATATGCCGGACGAGATTTTCGAGGAGGGCGACGATTACGTGACACTGCCTCCTGAATTCTTCGACAGTTTATGGCAGCCAGATCTTTACTTCTTAAACGCGAAAGTCTCTg AAATTGCGGCGTTAAATCACAAATTCTCATCTGTTACGTTGTACAGAAACAAAACGGTCAAGTATTCAGCACGGATGCATGCCATCATCGCCTGCCAAATGGAATTTCAACTCTACCCAATGGATATTCAAATATGCCCTATCTACATAGAAAGTT TTTCCTATCACAAACAGAAGTTACGCTTAAGATGGGGATTGGGCGCAGTCACGGTGAACCCAGAACTGAAGCTTTTACAATATGATATCGGGAAGCCGGTGGTTGCTGAAGAAACTGTTGATTATATGCTCGAAAAAAGTG GAAATTTTTCACGACTGGTAGTGTTCTTCCGATTCGAGAGGCAAATTGGTCATCATCTGATACAAACTTTCGCACCATCCACGTTGGTTGTGATGTTATCTTGGTTTAGCTTCTGGTTGGGCTTAGATGCGATCCCTGGTCGTGTGGCTCTTTTAGTAACCAGTATGCTGACCTTGGTTACTATGTTTACTGGTCTGAAAAGCGATATTCCGCCAGTTGCTTACGTGAAA CGTATAGTTGCCATGGAAAAGGGTCAAAGTATTTGGGATTATGACTCAACATATATACCAAAAGCAAGAAATAAAAGAGCTGGTAGCAAATATCTTCTACAAAATGCGTGGCTAGACACTGAATATCCAATGATACGTGTATGCAAAACACGGTCACAAAAAATTGACAATTATAGTAGAATAGGTTTTCCTATACTATTTATGCTGTTCGTCATTTTGTATTGGCCGATACTCTTATTTAAGAAGgcaacgtaa
- the LOC126915266 gene encoding glycine receptor subunit alpha-1 isoform X1, giving the protein MKNTILTVLFYSCLKLFAEVRSSASFLTDDTKNSTLKSRIVLPEYYVKEIRPPSKQGFPVVVDFNIFVADINSINVEDMDFRVDMFVRQSWIESRLDMPDEIFEEGDDYVTLPPEFFDSLWQPDLYFLNAKVSEIAALNHKFSSVTLYRNKTVKYSARMHAIIACQMEFQLYPMDIQICPIYIESFSYHKQKLRLRWGLGAVTVNPELKLLQYDIGKPVVAEETVDYMLEKSGNFSRLVVFFRFERQIGHHLIQTFAPSTLVVMLSWFSFWLGLDAIPGRVALLVTSMLTLVTMFTGLKSDIPPVAYVKALDVWMAGCMMFVFAALGEFVVVKVLDLQYQLEYDLQSSMSRHYSTRIVAMEKGQSIWDYDSTYIPKARNKRAGSKYLLQNAWLDTEYPMIRVCKTRSQKIDNYSRIGFPILFMLFVILYWPILLFKKAT; this is encoded by the exons ATGAAGAACACGATCCTAACAGTACTTTTTTATTCATGTTTGAAACTTTTCGCGGAAGTGCGTTCTAGTGCGAG CTTCTTGACCGATGACACGAAAAACTCCACATTAAAGTCGAGGATAGTTCTACCGGAGTATTACGTGAAAG AAATCAGGCCTCCATCGAAACAAGGTTTTCCAGTGGTAGTGGACTTCAATATCTTTGTAGCTGATATCAATTCGATAAATGTAGAGGATATGGATTTCCG GGTAGACATGTTCGTTCGTCAGAGTTGGATCGAATCTCGACTTGATATGCCGGACGAGATTTTCGAGGAGGGCGACGATTACGTGACACTGCCTCCTGAATTCTTCGACAGTTTATGGCAGCCAGATCTTTACTTCTTAAACGCGAAAGTCTCTg AAATTGCGGCGTTAAATCACAAATTCTCATCTGTTACGTTGTACAGAAACAAAACGGTCAAGTATTCAGCACGGATGCATGCCATCATCGCCTGCCAAATGGAATTTCAACTCTACCCAATGGATATTCAAATATGCCCTATCTACATAGAAAGTT TTTCCTATCACAAACAGAAGTTACGCTTAAGATGGGGATTGGGCGCAGTCACGGTGAACCCAGAACTGAAGCTTTTACAATATGATATCGGGAAGCCGGTGGTTGCTGAAGAAACTGTTGATTATATGCTCGAAAAAAGTG GAAATTTTTCACGACTGGTAGTGTTCTTCCGATTCGAGAGGCAAATTGGTCATCATCTGATACAAACTTTCGCACCATCCACGTTGGTTGTGATGTTATCTTGGTTTAGCTTCTGGTTGGGCTTAGATGCGATCCCTGGTCGTGTGGCTCTTTTAGTAACCAGTATGCTGACCTTGGTTACTATGTTTACTGGTCTGAAAAGCGATATTCCGCCAGTTGCTTACGTGAAA GCACTAGATGTTTGGATGGCAGGCTGCATGATGTTTGTATTTGCTGCTCTCGGTGAATTCGTTGTTGTAAAAGTACTCGATTTGCAGTACCAGTTGGAATATGATCTACAATCGTCAATGTCCCGACATTACTCAACA CGTATAGTTGCCATGGAAAAGGGTCAAAGTATTTGGGATTATGACTCAACATATATACCAAAAGCAAGAAATAAAAGAGCTGGTAGCAAATATCTTCTACAAAATGCGTGGCTAGACACTGAATATCCAATGATACGTGTATGCAAAACACGGTCACAAAAAATTGACAATTATAGTAGAATAGGTTTTCCTATACTATTTATGCTGTTCGTCATTTTGTATTGGCCGATACTCTTATTTAAGAAGgcaacgtaa
- the LOC126915266 gene encoding glycine receptor subunit alpha-1 isoform X2 yields MQLQKSGVVEMKCRPESKYVSLKDMEIRPPSKQGFPVVVDFNIFVADINSINVEDMDFRVDMFVRQSWIESRLDMPDEIFEEGDDYVTLPPEFFDSLWQPDLYFLNAKVSEIAALNHKFSSVTLYRNKTVKYSARMHAIIACQMEFQLYPMDIQICPIYIESFSYHKQKLRLRWGLGAVTVNPELKLLQYDIGKPVVAEETVDYMLEKSGNFSRLVVFFRFERQIGHHLIQTFAPSTLVVMLSWFSFWLGLDAIPGRVALLVTSMLTLVTMFTGLKSDIPPVAYVKALDVWMAGCMMFVFAALGEFVVVKVLDLQYQLEYDLQSSMSRHYSTRIVAMEKGQSIWDYDSTYIPKARNKRAGSKYLLQNAWLDTEYPMIRVCKTRSQKIDNYSRIGFPILFMLFVILYWPILLFKKAT; encoded by the exons ATGCAATTACAAAAATCTGGTGTCGTGGAAATGAAATGCAGACCTGAATCAAAGTACGTTTCATTGAAAGACATGG AAATCAGGCCTCCATCGAAACAAGGTTTTCCAGTGGTAGTGGACTTCAATATCTTTGTAGCTGATATCAATTCGATAAATGTAGAGGATATGGATTTCCG GGTAGACATGTTCGTTCGTCAGAGTTGGATCGAATCTCGACTTGATATGCCGGACGAGATTTTCGAGGAGGGCGACGATTACGTGACACTGCCTCCTGAATTCTTCGACAGTTTATGGCAGCCAGATCTTTACTTCTTAAACGCGAAAGTCTCTg AAATTGCGGCGTTAAATCACAAATTCTCATCTGTTACGTTGTACAGAAACAAAACGGTCAAGTATTCAGCACGGATGCATGCCATCATCGCCTGCCAAATGGAATTTCAACTCTACCCAATGGATATTCAAATATGCCCTATCTACATAGAAAGTT TTTCCTATCACAAACAGAAGTTACGCTTAAGATGGGGATTGGGCGCAGTCACGGTGAACCCAGAACTGAAGCTTTTACAATATGATATCGGGAAGCCGGTGGTTGCTGAAGAAACTGTTGATTATATGCTCGAAAAAAGTG GAAATTTTTCACGACTGGTAGTGTTCTTCCGATTCGAGAGGCAAATTGGTCATCATCTGATACAAACTTTCGCACCATCCACGTTGGTTGTGATGTTATCTTGGTTTAGCTTCTGGTTGGGCTTAGATGCGATCCCTGGTCGTGTGGCTCTTTTAGTAACCAGTATGCTGACCTTGGTTACTATGTTTACTGGTCTGAAAAGCGATATTCCGCCAGTTGCTTACGTGAAA GCACTAGATGTTTGGATGGCAGGCTGCATGATGTTTGTATTTGCTGCTCTCGGTGAATTCGTTGTTGTAAAAGTACTCGATTTGCAGTACCAGTTGGAATATGATCTACAATCGTCAATGTCCCGACATTACTCAACA CGTATAGTTGCCATGGAAAAGGGTCAAAGTATTTGGGATTATGACTCAACATATATACCAAAAGCAAGAAATAAAAGAGCTGGTAGCAAATATCTTCTACAAAATGCGTGGCTAGACACTGAATATCCAATGATACGTGTATGCAAAACACGGTCACAAAAAATTGACAATTATAGTAGAATAGGTTTTCCTATACTATTTATGCTGTTCGTCATTTTGTATTGGCCGATACTCTTATTTAAGAAGgcaacgtaa
- the LOC126915266 gene encoding glycine receptor subunit alpha-1 isoform X5 produces the protein MEIRPPSKQGFPVVVDFNIFVADINSINVEDMDFRVDMFVRQSWIESRLDMPDEIFEEGDDYVTLPPEFFDSLWQPDLYFLNAKVSEIAALNHKFSSVTLYRNKTVKYSARMHAIIACQMEFQLYPMDIQICPIYIESFSYHKQKLRLRWGLGAVTVNPELKLLQYDIGKPVVAEETVDYMLEKSGNFSRLVVFFRFERQIGHHLIQTFAPSTLVVMLSWFSFWLGLDAIPGRVALLVTSMLTLVTMFTGLKSDIPPVAYVKALDVWMAGCMMFVFAALGEFVVVKVLDLQYQLEYDLQSSMSRHYSTRIVAMEKGQSIWDYDSTYIPKARNKRAGSKYLLQNAWLDTEYPMIRVCKTRSQKIDNYSRIGFPILFMLFVILYWPILLFKKAT, from the exons ATGG AAATCAGGCCTCCATCGAAACAAGGTTTTCCAGTGGTAGTGGACTTCAATATCTTTGTAGCTGATATCAATTCGATAAATGTAGAGGATATGGATTTCCG GGTAGACATGTTCGTTCGTCAGAGTTGGATCGAATCTCGACTTGATATGCCGGACGAGATTTTCGAGGAGGGCGACGATTACGTGACACTGCCTCCTGAATTCTTCGACAGTTTATGGCAGCCAGATCTTTACTTCTTAAACGCGAAAGTCTCTg AAATTGCGGCGTTAAATCACAAATTCTCATCTGTTACGTTGTACAGAAACAAAACGGTCAAGTATTCAGCACGGATGCATGCCATCATCGCCTGCCAAATGGAATTTCAACTCTACCCAATGGATATTCAAATATGCCCTATCTACATAGAAAGTT TTTCCTATCACAAACAGAAGTTACGCTTAAGATGGGGATTGGGCGCAGTCACGGTGAACCCAGAACTGAAGCTTTTACAATATGATATCGGGAAGCCGGTGGTTGCTGAAGAAACTGTTGATTATATGCTCGAAAAAAGTG GAAATTTTTCACGACTGGTAGTGTTCTTCCGATTCGAGAGGCAAATTGGTCATCATCTGATACAAACTTTCGCACCATCCACGTTGGTTGTGATGTTATCTTGGTTTAGCTTCTGGTTGGGCTTAGATGCGATCCCTGGTCGTGTGGCTCTTTTAGTAACCAGTATGCTGACCTTGGTTACTATGTTTACTGGTCTGAAAAGCGATATTCCGCCAGTTGCTTACGTGAAA GCACTAGATGTTTGGATGGCAGGCTGCATGATGTTTGTATTTGCTGCTCTCGGTGAATTCGTTGTTGTAAAAGTACTCGATTTGCAGTACCAGTTGGAATATGATCTACAATCGTCAATGTCCCGACATTACTCAACA CGTATAGTTGCCATGGAAAAGGGTCAAAGTATTTGGGATTATGACTCAACATATATACCAAAAGCAAGAAATAAAAGAGCTGGTAGCAAATATCTTCTACAAAATGCGTGGCTAGACACTGAATATCCAATGATACGTGTATGCAAAACACGGTCACAAAAAATTGACAATTATAGTAGAATAGGTTTTCCTATACTATTTATGCTGTTCGTCATTTTGTATTGGCCGATACTCTTATTTAAGAAGgcaacgtaa
- the LOC126915266 gene encoding glycine receptor subunit alpha-1 isoform X3 gives MRKNNAEIRPPSKQGFPVVVDFNIFVADINSINVEDMDFRVDMFVRQSWIESRLDMPDEIFEEGDDYVTLPPEFFDSLWQPDLYFLNAKVSEIAALNHKFSSVTLYRNKTVKYSARMHAIIACQMEFQLYPMDIQICPIYIESFSYHKQKLRLRWGLGAVTVNPELKLLQYDIGKPVVAEETVDYMLEKSGNFSRLVVFFRFERQIGHHLIQTFAPSTLVVMLSWFSFWLGLDAIPGRVALLVTSMLTLVTMFTGLKSDIPPVAYVKALDVWMAGCMMFVFAALGEFVVVKVLDLQYQLEYDLQSSMSRHYSTRIVAMEKGQSIWDYDSTYIPKARNKRAGSKYLLQNAWLDTEYPMIRVCKTRSQKIDNYSRIGFPILFMLFVILYWPILLFKKAT, from the exons ATGCGAAAAAACAACGCAGAAATCAGGCCTCCATCGAAACAAGGTTTTCCAGTGGTAGTGGACTTCAATATCTTTGTAGCTGATATCAATTCGATAAATGTAGAGGATATGGATTTCCG GGTAGACATGTTCGTTCGTCAGAGTTGGATCGAATCTCGACTTGATATGCCGGACGAGATTTTCGAGGAGGGCGACGATTACGTGACACTGCCTCCTGAATTCTTCGACAGTTTATGGCAGCCAGATCTTTACTTCTTAAACGCGAAAGTCTCTg AAATTGCGGCGTTAAATCACAAATTCTCATCTGTTACGTTGTACAGAAACAAAACGGTCAAGTATTCAGCACGGATGCATGCCATCATCGCCTGCCAAATGGAATTTCAACTCTACCCAATGGATATTCAAATATGCCCTATCTACATAGAAAGTT TTTCCTATCACAAACAGAAGTTACGCTTAAGATGGGGATTGGGCGCAGTCACGGTGAACCCAGAACTGAAGCTTTTACAATATGATATCGGGAAGCCGGTGGTTGCTGAAGAAACTGTTGATTATATGCTCGAAAAAAGTG GAAATTTTTCACGACTGGTAGTGTTCTTCCGATTCGAGAGGCAAATTGGTCATCATCTGATACAAACTTTCGCACCATCCACGTTGGTTGTGATGTTATCTTGGTTTAGCTTCTGGTTGGGCTTAGATGCGATCCCTGGTCGTGTGGCTCTTTTAGTAACCAGTATGCTGACCTTGGTTACTATGTTTACTGGTCTGAAAAGCGATATTCCGCCAGTTGCTTACGTGAAA GCACTAGATGTTTGGATGGCAGGCTGCATGATGTTTGTATTTGCTGCTCTCGGTGAATTCGTTGTTGTAAAAGTACTCGATTTGCAGTACCAGTTGGAATATGATCTACAATCGTCAATGTCCCGACATTACTCAACA CGTATAGTTGCCATGGAAAAGGGTCAAAGTATTTGGGATTATGACTCAACATATATACCAAAAGCAAGAAATAAAAGAGCTGGTAGCAAATATCTTCTACAAAATGCGTGGCTAGACACTGAATATCCAATGATACGTGTATGCAAAACACGGTCACAAAAAATTGACAATTATAGTAGAATAGGTTTTCCTATACTATTTATGCTGTTCGTCATTTTGTATTGGCCGATACTCTTATTTAAGAAGgcaacgtaa
- the LOC126915266 gene encoding glycine receptor subunit alpha-1 isoform X6 has product MFVRQSWIESRLDMPDEIFEEGDDYVTLPPEFFDSLWQPDLYFLNAKVSEIAALNHKFSSVTLYRNKTVKYSARMHAIIACQMEFQLYPMDIQICPIYIESFSYHKQKLRLRWGLGAVTVNPELKLLQYDIGKPVVAEETVDYMLEKSGNFSRLVVFFRFERQIGHHLIQTFAPSTLVVMLSWFSFWLGLDAIPGRVALLVTSMLTLVTMFTGLKSDIPPVAYVKALDVWMAGCMMFVFAALGEFVVVKVLDLQYQLEYDLQSSMSRHYSTRIVAMEKGQSIWDYDSTYIPKARNKRAGSKYLLQNAWLDTEYPMIRVCKTRSQKIDNYSRIGFPILFMLFVILYWPILLFKKAT; this is encoded by the exons ATGTTCGTTCGTCAGAGTTGGATCGAATCTCGACTTGATATGCCGGACGAGATTTTCGAGGAGGGCGACGATTACGTGACACTGCCTCCTGAATTCTTCGACAGTTTATGGCAGCCAGATCTTTACTTCTTAAACGCGAAAGTCTCTg AAATTGCGGCGTTAAATCACAAATTCTCATCTGTTACGTTGTACAGAAACAAAACGGTCAAGTATTCAGCACGGATGCATGCCATCATCGCCTGCCAAATGGAATTTCAACTCTACCCAATGGATATTCAAATATGCCCTATCTACATAGAAAGTT TTTCCTATCACAAACAGAAGTTACGCTTAAGATGGGGATTGGGCGCAGTCACGGTGAACCCAGAACTGAAGCTTTTACAATATGATATCGGGAAGCCGGTGGTTGCTGAAGAAACTGTTGATTATATGCTCGAAAAAAGTG GAAATTTTTCACGACTGGTAGTGTTCTTCCGATTCGAGAGGCAAATTGGTCATCATCTGATACAAACTTTCGCACCATCCACGTTGGTTGTGATGTTATCTTGGTTTAGCTTCTGGTTGGGCTTAGATGCGATCCCTGGTCGTGTGGCTCTTTTAGTAACCAGTATGCTGACCTTGGTTACTATGTTTACTGGTCTGAAAAGCGATATTCCGCCAGTTGCTTACGTGAAA GCACTAGATGTTTGGATGGCAGGCTGCATGATGTTTGTATTTGCTGCTCTCGGTGAATTCGTTGTTGTAAAAGTACTCGATTTGCAGTACCAGTTGGAATATGATCTACAATCGTCAATGTCCCGACATTACTCAACA CGTATAGTTGCCATGGAAAAGGGTCAAAGTATTTGGGATTATGACTCAACATATATACCAAAAGCAAGAAATAAAAGAGCTGGTAGCAAATATCTTCTACAAAATGCGTGGCTAGACACTGAATATCCAATGATACGTGTATGCAAAACACGGTCACAAAAAATTGACAATTATAGTAGAATAGGTTTTCCTATACTATTTATGCTGTTCGTCATTTTGTATTGGCCGATACTCTTATTTAAGAAGgcaacgtaa